From a single Natronorubrum tibetense GA33 genomic region:
- a CDS encoding DUF5789 family protein gives MTQDVKLNGLVNVLDDLEYPISQDEAVEQCDDVTLILADGEENLGEIVADSNGERFASMDDLETEVFNLLPRHAVGEPYQSEGEG, from the coding sequence ATGACACAGGATGTCAAGCTCAACGGACTCGTGAACGTCCTCGACGATCTCGAGTATCCGATTTCGCAGGACGAAGCCGTCGAGCAGTGCGACGACGTGACGCTGATCCTCGCCGACGGAGAGGAGAACCTCGGCGAGATCGTCGCCGACTCGAACGGCGAGCGGTTCGCGTCGATGGACGACCTCGAGACGGAGGTATTCAACCTCCTCCCTCGACACGCCGTCGGCGAACCGTACCAGTCCGAAGGCGAAGGATAA
- a CDS encoding GNAT family N-acetyltransferase, translating to MPGARISRGTRVTLRTVEDDDLPFLQRAYANPELRYPLGAPLLNQEELEEWLTDENADRFLVCLDGDRAGPGRPDDADDVHPIGLVTIEDADWRRPELVYWLVPEVHGDGYGREAVSLVIDYIFGTYETPAAGATVYEFNDASRGLLESLGFDEEGRIRKDRFVDGECVDSIVYGLLRENWTVRPRE from the coding sequence ATGCCAGGTGCTCGAATCTCCCGCGGTACTCGCGTGACGCTCCGGACGGTCGAGGACGACGATCTCCCGTTCCTCCAGCGAGCGTACGCTAATCCCGAACTTCGGTATCCGCTCGGAGCCCCCCTGTTGAACCAAGAGGAACTCGAGGAGTGGCTCACCGACGAAAACGCGGATCGGTTCCTCGTCTGTCTCGACGGAGACCGTGCGGGTCCCGGTCGACCCGACGATGCTGACGACGTACATCCGATCGGCCTCGTGACGATCGAAGACGCCGACTGGCGGCGTCCGGAACTCGTCTACTGGCTCGTCCCGGAGGTCCACGGCGACGGCTACGGTCGCGAGGCCGTTTCTCTGGTGATCGACTACATCTTCGGCACGTACGAGACGCCCGCCGCTGGGGCGACGGTGTACGAGTTCAACGACGCTTCCCGCGGCCTGTTGGAGTCGCTCGGATTCGACGAGGAAGGGCGCATCCGAAAGGATCGGTTCGTCGACGGAGAGTGCGTCGACTCGATCGTGTACGGCTTGCTTCGTGAGAACTGGACCGTCCGTCCGCGCGAGTAG
- a CDS encoding NADPH:quinone reductase: MRAVRLHEHGDADVLQVDDVDRPEPADDELLVEVAAAGINPVDTYFRDGSYEPVGVPFTPGVDLAGVVAETGAAVEGFAEGDRVFGTGIGNGGFQGSYAEYATVPTDRVVHLPDGADLTEAGAAGVAAVTAWRALIDHADLDPAEHCLVHGGSGGVGHAAVQIAAAVSARVVTTASEGYHDDLEALGAETVLDYARDDLADAVLEASDRGVDAILDHRLDDYLQFDADVAATGCRVVGIGENSPDPAFTNDGAARSKDVNYQFMSMFNTPDLRVPLRGVAHLMATDALEIEIARSYDLDEASQAQEDVMNESFLGKLVIEP; encoded by the coding sequence ATGCGCGCTGTACGCCTACACGAGCACGGTGATGCGGACGTACTGCAGGTAGATGACGTCGACCGACCCGAGCCAGCCGACGACGAGTTGCTCGTCGAGGTGGCCGCCGCGGGGATCAATCCCGTCGATACGTACTTCCGAGACGGCTCCTACGAGCCGGTCGGCGTGCCGTTCACGCCCGGCGTCGACCTCGCCGGCGTCGTCGCGGAGACCGGCGCGGCCGTCGAGGGCTTCGCCGAGGGCGACCGCGTCTTCGGGACCGGGATCGGAAACGGCGGCTTTCAGGGGTCCTACGCCGAGTACGCGACGGTGCCTACCGATCGCGTCGTCCACCTCCCTGACGGGGCGGATCTAACCGAAGCGGGGGCTGCCGGCGTCGCCGCCGTCACGGCCTGGCGCGCGTTAATCGACCACGCCGACCTCGATCCCGCCGAGCACTGCCTCGTCCACGGCGGCTCCGGCGGCGTGGGTCACGCGGCCGTCCAGATCGCTGCGGCAGTCAGCGCTCGCGTCGTCACCACCGCATCGGAGGGGTACCACGACGACCTCGAAGCTCTCGGTGCCGAGACGGTCCTCGACTACGCGCGCGACGATCTGGCCGATGCGGTTCTCGAGGCCAGCGACCGCGGCGTCGACGCGATCCTCGACCATCGGCTGGACGACTACCTCCAGTTCGACGCGGACGTCGCCGCGACCGGCTGTCGCGTCGTCGGAATCGGGGAGAACAGCCCCGATCCGGCCTTCACGAACGACGGCGCGGCCCGCTCGAAGGACGTCAACTACCAGTTCATGAGCATGTTCAACACGCCCGACCTGCGCGTGCCGCTCCGGGGCGTGGCGCACCTCATGGCGACCGACGCCCTCGAGATCGAGATCGCACGGAGCTACGACCTCGACGAGGCATCACAGGCGCAGGAAGACGTCATGAACGAGAGCTTCCTCGGAAAGCTGGTCATCGAGCCATAA
- a CDS encoding pyridoxal phosphate-dependent aminotransferase: MTEFARRVEQVSISGIREVFEAAGDDAINLGIGQPDFPTPAHARQGAIEAIEAGKTDAYTSNKGTLTLREAISAKYDRDYGLEIDPEHVIATSGGSEALHLVLQAHVDPGEEVIFPDPGFVSYDALTHIADGTPKPVGLRDDLTLDPATVEEAITDETAVFVVNSPANPTGAVQSEADMREFARIADEHDVLCLSDEVYEHIVFEGAHRSPLEFAETDNVVVVSACSKTYSMTGWRLGWVTGSNRRIERMLRVHQYGQACASAPAQYAAEAALTGPQEPVAEMVEAFEERRDVVFDGLADAGLEVPKPEGAFYVMPKVPEGWCDEVLDRGVIVVPGDAFGANGEGYARLSYATAMEELKEALEIIDDATRAVR; the protein is encoded by the coding sequence ATGACCGAGTTCGCACGACGAGTCGAGCAGGTGTCGATCAGCGGCATTCGCGAAGTGTTCGAGGCCGCAGGTGACGACGCGATCAACCTCGGGATCGGCCAGCCGGACTTTCCGACGCCCGCCCACGCCCGCCAGGGCGCGATCGAGGCGATCGAGGCCGGAAAGACCGACGCCTACACGTCGAATAAGGGAACGCTGACGCTTCGTGAGGCGATTTCGGCGAAGTACGACCGCGACTACGGACTCGAGATCGACCCCGAGCACGTTATCGCCACGTCCGGCGGCAGCGAGGCGCTCCACCTCGTCTTGCAGGCCCACGTCGATCCGGGCGAGGAAGTGATCTTCCCCGATCCCGGCTTCGTCTCCTACGACGCGCTGACCCACATCGCGGACGGCACGCCGAAACCCGTCGGCCTCCGCGACGATCTCACGCTCGATCCGGCGACCGTCGAGGAAGCCATCACCGACGAGACGGCCGTCTTCGTCGTCAACAGCCCGGCCAACCCGACGGGCGCCGTCCAGAGCGAGGCCGACATGCGCGAGTTCGCCCGCATCGCCGACGAACACGACGTCCTCTGTCTCTCCGACGAGGTGTACGAACACATCGTCTTCGAGGGCGCACACCGGTCGCCGCTCGAGTTCGCCGAGACCGACAACGTGGTCGTCGTCAGCGCCTGCTCGAAGACCTATTCGATGACCGGCTGGCGACTCGGCTGGGTCACGGGCTCCAATCGCCGCATCGAGCGAATGCTCCGCGTCCACCAGTACGGCCAGGCCTGTGCCTCCGCGCCCGCACAGTACGCCGCCGAGGCCGCGCTGACGGGTCCACAGGAACCGGTCGCGGAGATGGTCGAAGCGTTCGAGGAACGCCGCGACGTCGTTTTCGACGGACTCGCGGACGCCGGTCTCGAGGTCCCCAAACCCGAGGGGGCGTTCTACGTCATGCCGAAGGTGCCAGAGGGCTGGTGTGATGAAGTGCTCGACCGCGGCGTGATCGTCGTCCCCGGCGACGCCTTCGGCGCGAACGGCGAGGGCTACGCGCGGCTCTCGTACGCGACGGCGATGGAGGAGTTGAAGGAGGCCCTCGAGATCATCGACGACGCGACGCGGGCGGTACGATAG
- a CDS encoding 2-oxoacid:ferredoxin oxidoreductase subunit beta codes for MSSDVRFTDFKSDKQPTWCPGCGDFGTMNGMMKALAETGNDPDNTFIIAGIGCSGKIGTYMHSYALHGVHGRALPVGTGVKMARPDIEVMVSGGDGDGYSIGAGHFVHAVRRNVDMSYVVMDNRIYGLTKGQASPTSRSDFETSTTPEGPQQPPVNPLALALASGATFIAQSFASDALRHQEIIEQAIEHDGFGFVNVFSPCVTFNDVDTYDYFRESLVDLKEEGHDPNDYENAKDVILDGEKEYQGVMYQDENSVPYHEQHGVTEDMSEIPDGAPDDAMDLVREFY; via the coding sequence ATGAGCTCCGACGTACGATTCACCGACTTTAAATCCGACAAGCAGCCAACGTGGTGTCCCGGATGCGGCGACTTCGGGACGATGAACGGCATGATGAAAGCCCTGGCCGAAACCGGAAACGACCCCGACAACACCTTCATAATCGCCGGGATCGGCTGTTCCGGCAAGATCGGGACCTACATGCACAGCTACGCCCTTCACGGGGTTCACGGCCGTGCACTTCCCGTCGGGACCGGCGTCAAAATGGCCCGCCCCGACATCGAAGTGATGGTCTCCGGCGGCGACGGTGACGGCTACTCGATCGGTGCCGGTCACTTCGTCCACGCCGTCCGCCGAAACGTCGACATGTCCTACGTCGTCATGGACAACCGTATTTACGGCCTGACCAAAGGTCAGGCCTCGCCGACCTCGCGATCGGACTTCGAGACCTCCACCACCCCAGAAGGCCCCCAGCAGCCACCCGTCAACCCGCTCGCACTCGCGCTCGCATCGGGCGCGACGTTCATCGCCCAATCTTTCGCCTCCGACGCGTTGCGCCACCAGGAGATCATCGAGCAGGCGATCGAGCACGACGGCTTCGGCTTCGTCAACGTCTTCAGCCCGTGTGTCACGTTCAACGACGTCGACACCTACGACTACTTCCGCGAGAGCCTCGTCGACCTCAAAGAGGAAGGCCACGATCCGAACGACTACGAGAACGCCAAGGATGTCATCCTCGACGGCGAAAAGGAATACCAGGGCGTCATGTACCAGGACGAAAACTCCGTCCCGTACCACGAGCAACACGGCGTCACCGAGGATATGTCCGAGATTCCCGACGGCGCACCCGACGACGCGATGGATCTCGTCCGCGAGTTCTACTGA
- a CDS encoding DUF6517 family protein has product MTYSRRAILATGATGTLALTAGCIDFVLGDGPMELTAERVAPTDTALEEAGYAEYEIEERSIEETIEVGVERDVEARVWSSIYSKDVEHRGIEHEGAFFVAVSIPDFSVLGRSFNPISDMTNEELLEEFMSEIDSEHTDVDDISKVDSFTLDILGDDRTVDVFEGESKFEGEPIDIEIPVASFDHEDDLLVLLGSYPAPLAEESANAEVLMESVEHPV; this is encoded by the coding sequence ATGACCTACTCTCGACGTGCCATTCTCGCAACAGGAGCGACCGGAACGCTCGCACTGACGGCCGGCTGTATCGACTTCGTCCTCGGAGACGGGCCGATGGAGCTCACGGCCGAACGCGTCGCACCCACCGATACAGCCCTCGAAGAAGCCGGCTACGCCGAGTACGAGATCGAAGAACGATCTATCGAGGAGACGATCGAGGTCGGCGTCGAGCGCGACGTCGAGGCCAGGGTCTGGTCGTCGATCTACTCGAAAGACGTCGAGCACCGCGGTATCGAACACGAGGGCGCGTTCTTCGTCGCCGTCTCGATTCCCGACTTCTCGGTTCTCGGACGGTCGTTCAACCCGATTTCGGATATGACGAACGAAGAACTGCTCGAGGAGTTCATGTCCGAAATCGACAGCGAACACACCGACGTTGACGACATTTCGAAGGTCGACTCGTTCACGCTCGATATTCTCGGCGACGATCGAACCGTCGACGTCTTCGAGGGCGAATCCAAGTTCGAGGGCGAACCGATCGACATCGAAATTCCGGTAGCCTCGTTCGATCACGAGGACGACCTGCTCGTCCTCCTCGGGAGCTACCCCGCACCGCTGGCTGAAGAGTCAGCGAACGCCGAAGTGCTGATGGAATCCGTCGAGCACCCGGTCTAA
- a CDS encoding cupin domain-containing protein, producing MAGKQLTPRSDGEHLHVLGSTMTITADGDDTDGEFTVVDMLAPPGFENGLHTHAPSEVFHVLEGSMTLHIDGENHTLEPGTTGHVAGGRPHGFRVEGDEPVRVLMALTPAGTEDFFRAVGEPTEMRTLPEPREVTDADLEALFAVGEDHGFAFMGPLPADN from the coding sequence ATGGCAGGAAAACAACTCACACCGCGATCGGACGGCGAACACCTCCACGTTCTCGGCTCGACGATGACCATCACGGCCGACGGTGACGACACGGACGGCGAGTTTACCGTGGTCGACATGCTCGCGCCGCCGGGGTTCGAAAACGGACTTCACACGCACGCCCCGAGCGAGGTGTTTCACGTCCTCGAGGGATCGATGACCCTCCACATCGACGGCGAGAACCACACCCTCGAGCCCGGAACGACCGGCCACGTCGCCGGAGGCCGCCCGCACGGGTTCCGCGTCGAGGGAGACGAACCGGTTCGCGTGCTCATGGCGCTCACGCCCGCCGGTACCGAGGACTTCTTCCGCGCGGTCGGCGAGCCGACCGAAATGCGGACGCTACCGGAACCTCGTGAGGTGACCGACGCCGACCTCGAGGCGCTGTTCGCCGTCGGCGAGGACCACGGCTTCGCGTTCATGGGACCGCTCCCGGCAGACAACTAA
- a CDS encoding TIGR04024 family LLM class F420-dependent oxidoreductase — MNADLDLLVQLNDYERPQDVAQRAVQAEELGFDRITVGETTGWNIVPVLTLAADRTDELGITNDVISPFGRSPAMLAQTALTLHEASEGRFRLGLGPSSPAITERWHGLEFDRPLRRTREAIEVIRSVYEDGNPAYEGEIFDIAGLNYEREVPENPPPIDLGTLGPKATEMAGRFGDGWAPQMFTKEGLEERLEDLSRGAELADKSVDDLRVAPIVRGIASEDRELARRKARGTIAFMLGAYGPYYGDSVADQGYPDIVENIRAAWQDRDTERMAAELPEDLLDELAPAGTPDEVREWVESYSEIDGVDAVRVGFVNEMTEDEKEMMMEAVADLV; from the coding sequence GTGAACGCCGATCTCGACCTGCTGGTGCAGCTCAACGACTACGAGCGACCGCAGGATGTCGCCCAGCGGGCCGTCCAAGCCGAAGAGCTGGGCTTCGACCGGATCACGGTCGGCGAGACGACGGGCTGGAACATCGTCCCGGTGCTCACGCTCGCCGCCGACCGCACCGACGAACTGGGGATCACGAACGACGTCATCTCGCCGTTCGGCCGCTCGCCCGCGATGCTCGCCCAGACTGCACTCACGCTGCACGAGGCCTCCGAGGGCCGGTTCCGACTCGGTCTCGGTCCCAGTTCCCCCGCGATCACCGAGCGCTGGCACGGCCTCGAGTTCGACCGCCCGCTCCGCCGCACACGAGAGGCGATCGAGGTCATTCGGTCGGTCTACGAGGACGGCAATCCCGCCTACGAGGGCGAGATCTTCGACATCGCCGGGCTCAACTACGAGCGCGAGGTTCCCGAGAACCCGCCGCCGATCGATCTCGGGACGCTCGGCCCGAAGGCCACCGAGATGGCCGGCCGGTTCGGCGACGGTTGGGCGCCACAGATGTTCACGAAGGAGGGTCTCGAGGAGCGTCTCGAAGACCTTTCCCGCGGTGCCGAACTCGCCGACAAGAGCGTTGACGACCTTCGCGTCGCGCCGATCGTCCGCGGTATCGCAAGCGAGGACCGCGAACTGGCACGGCGAAAGGCCCGCGGCACGATCGCGTTCATGCTGGGTGCCTACGGCCCCTACTACGGCGACTCGGTCGCCGACCAGGGCTATCCCGACATCGTCGAGAACATCCGTGCGGCGTGGCAGGACCGCGATACGGAACGAATGGCCGCCGAGTTGCCCGAGGACCTGCTCGACGAACTCGCACCCGCGGGAACGCCCGACGAGGTCCGTGAGTGGGTCGAATCGTACAGCGAGATCGACGGCGTCGATGCCGTCCGCGTCGGCTTCGTCAACGAGATGACCGAAGACGAGAAGGAGATGATGATGGAAGCGGTCGCCGATCTGGTATAG